ATTCTTATATcattcctcaaagaatattaacatAAACAAAATATTTGGAATACGCACATATGGggccaataatctttcatatcacattgataacataagtcATCTTTACCCTTTGAAGAATTATATTGAGAACtttcattgttctcttatttattactatattCTCACTTTTAGTTGTCTatgattatatcttttattttatttatgtttgcattcacttcagggaatgcaACAAATCTGGTAGGACAGACTTCTAAACGCCTCAATTGATTCCTTATTTTATAATCACCATCACAAAACATACGTGAATTACAAATCAAAATCTATTTATCATGATTAGTCtcaaattataataaacatgatacaataaatcatagtaaaatataccgAGGTTCTTTAACATCATTTTTATCATCCCGACTATTATCACGAGCACTATTACAAGTAGTAAAACAATTTTGTTTTCGTAATAGcatttataatataatagtaaaaaaatttaacaaacaaaatcaaaatttttgtgtACGATGCTTGAAAATTATCCTATATGCATTGAATCAAATTTCAATACcacatatatgttataaaatattatgatgctctaatcaaatatttataaattcaatttaaaagatataatacaataatttcaagcatatttaataacaataatttaatcataaaaaatttgATATCCAaactataatttaataaaagaatcttagtttaaaagaaactttaaagtaataatatttttcataaaataattttaccaaaaatcaatcaacaaagaagaaaaacataCCATGTAAGGATTATATAAATTTCTCTGCATAATGATTACCCAAAATGCGCAAGCTTCAATTGAAGACTAAAATAACAGTAACTCTAGAAGGTAATTGACAACAGTTTGAGTAGTAAATTTTAGTGACCAGCTATTGCATTGGTTGTTGCTTGAAATAGGTAAGGGGGCTTGGTGGAAGGGAAAATTTTTTTGTGACTTATggagaaaaacaattaaaaaataatcgtattgataacgtgttataaaaataaaagaaagacaataaagaacaaagagaatGGGAGAGGAAAGAGAGCGTATTTTTATTAATCAATCGAGATATTTATAAAACTTCTAATGTCTTTATTTATAGGTATAATAAGTATAAATGAAGTAAAGAtctacttctaatgactattaAAATTTAGAGTATATTAAAACTAATCTTGATCTTCATGGGCATacacttaataaaatattcataatagctatatattttaatatatttttataattttcaaataattttctacaatacttttataattttaataattatttaacaatTATGTTGGTATGAATTTAGACAAATGAATGAATTGAACATCTATTTATCCATAGtgatatcaaattttaaataattcttaaaattttattaattaaatgtcATCCTACATTAACATCGGCATTTGACATCATCCTATGTCATTGTTTGCCACTTAGTAAAATGTAACGGTGAATTTTAATGGAGGGTTCAATTAAGTGAAAATTTTCTATGAAAgtgtaattaatattttattttttagtgagggttttttaatgaattttaaaaattcaaaattattaattttgtcaAAGATTACTTTTAAAAACAATTGTGGAATAAAAGTGTTAGACagtaattaaagaaaatgttaccGAATTACAGTGACCTagttgtaaaattttaaagattgaGTAACAACATTATAAAAATTGTGGTGATAGAATGGCTTTAGTGGAggatgaaaaatgaatattttttttttataaattaaccaAGACTCCACAACCACTCAGATGGCCCCATCTGTCAATCGAGAATTTTTTTAACTCTGTGAAAATAGAAAGCTCTCACCGGCAAATCCTGAATCTAAAGAATTATCGAGAACCTTCCTCAATCTTCAAGGCCTGAAGGCCCCCCCACCAAAAAAAAAGTCCATTTGATATTTTCTAAtcttttaagggtaaaatgggaaTTCAATTAAAATCTGAAATACTAAGAATAAATCGTAATTTCTCTtgtttttcctttccctttcttCAACAAAACTAAAAGTCCAGAATTAGGGTTTCGATAACCCTAACCCCAGCATAGCCCCTGCAACTCCGACATCATTTGGGTCCCTTTGTCCTTCAATTAGATCACAGCTTTTCGTTCAAAAATATATTCTCTTGTTATTGTTCTTAATTTCAAGCAACAATGGCGGAGCACTTGGCCTCAATCTTTGGTACGGAGAAGGACCGCGTGAATTGCCCCTTCTATTTCAAGATTGGAGCATGCCGGCACGGGGACAGGTGTTCACGGCTCCACAACCGGCCGACGATCTCTCCGACTCTCCTCCTTTCCAACATGTACCAGCGCCCGGACATGATCACTCCCGGAGTGGATGCCCAGGGCCAGCCCATCGATCCCCGCAAGATCCAGGAGCACTTCGAGGACTTCTACGAGGACATCTTCGAGGAGCTCAGCAAGTTTGGTGAGATCGAGAGCCTCAACGTTTGTGACAACCTCGCCGACCACATGATTGGAAACGTGTATGTTCAGTTCAGGGAGGAAGACCAGGCCGCAGCTGCCCTCCAGGCTCTTCAAGGAAGGTTCTACTCTGGTCGTCCTATCATTGCGGATTTTTCCCCGGTCACCGATTTCCGCGAAGCAACTTGTCGGCAATACGAGGAGAATAGCTGTAACCGTGGGGGATACTGTAACTTTATGCATGTCAAGGTAATTGGAAGGGAGCTGAGAAGGAAGCTGTTTGGGAGGCACCGCAGGTATAGAGGGAGTCGGAGCAGGAGTAGGAGCGCCAGTCCTCGCCACCGGCGTGAGAGGGAATATAGGGAAAAGTCTCGAGATCGAGACCGAGATGATCATCGTGATAGAAATGGGCGAAGACCGGATAGGGATAGGGATAGGTATGACCGTGAAAGCGGGAGTAGGAGAAAGCATGGGAGTCCTAGGCGAAGCAGAAGCCCTCCACCTGCTAGGGAAGGAAGTGAGGAGCGGAGAGCCAGGATTGAACAATGGAACCGTGAGAGGGAAGAGAAGGTGTAAGAAAAGATTGTTGGGTATCATGTGTTTACTTTTGGGTAATCATTTCTAATTATCATGTTTTTGTTATGTTTCTGCAATTTGGATTGAACTTAAATCTTCCTTTAGGATGAGTGGAACGATCTTAGCTGTTACAAAtggtcttttttttcttcttagtGTCAGCTTTTAATGCAGCGCTTGTATCTCTGTTGAATAGTTCTCTTTTGTTTTAGTCCATGGTTAGAGTTTCAAGCCACTTTCTTCTCACCTTTATCATGGATTATTGAGGTATTCATTCAGATTCTTGTGCTTTACATTATGTTCAACTTGTAAACCTGCTTTAGGCTGATTGTATGGTAGTGCTTATGGTTGCTGCTTGCTCAGTTTCACTGCTACTGCCTCATAAAAAAAATCTACTTTTCTGAACAACTTTTGTCCTTTTATGAATTATGTAATTATGTGCTTTGCTTTCCTTAATGTATTTAATCTTATGAATCAGTGTTTGAGGCTGCACCTAGTGGGGACGGTGAAGGGCTGCTACTATTTTTGCACACTCTCACTCCTGCTACTGCTGTTAATTTATTACTTCCTATTACTTTGTTTTGCTATGAATTTCATTGGTTGCCATGGAATATCCAGGGAAGAGACCTTATGCTAAATCGTAGAACTATTTTCACTTGCTAAAAATATTTCCCTAGAACACCATCATATATGTCATTCATCCCCTGCACCTGTCTCCTATACAATTTATGTCAACGGGAAAAATCCATTTTTTGACTCTATGGAAATTGCATCCCCCCccccctcttctctctctctctctctctctctcttatttTCTTCACATGTAGTCTCTCCCTAGGTTGTCTTCTAACTTGTCGAAGATACAACAGGATGGCTTTTTAAATTTGTTGCCAATGTTTGAAGCAAACTCTAATTGAATCATTATGTGACGGTTCATTGCTACTATGTAAAATTTCTTCTTCATAATTTGTTGCTTAGAGGTAAAAAGAGCTTCTTTGCCATTTAATGCTTCCACTAGAATGCGAAATGGTATTAGAGAATGTGTTTCTTCAACTGCTACTTTGTTTATTGGTACAATTCTAAGTTTTACATTATGTGCTTAATATACATGCGTCCATGCAAATCTCTATTATGGCTTACAATTGTGGCTTTTGAACTATTCTTTACCATATCAGTTGTTATGTATGTATATAAAGAAGCAGCCTTCACTTTTTGATATCTTGTTCGTTTTCTAGACAGAGGATTGGAATTTGGTTGTATTTGCCCTTGACCTGCAAATAATTTAGCATGTAGCTTTTTGCTTGAATAAAAAAAGTTGAAATTATagattatgaattttattttaaaatatttataatatgatAGAACCTgagtgtttttattttattttattttattttattttatggtgtATAGTAAAGATCATATCAATAGATCAAGTCTTGATAATAGCAATGTAGGCCACACGGTTTACAATCTTTTGGTTTGAGAAGGGTTTACGGCACATGAAAAGTGCAATTGGAAATTTACATATAAGAAATTAGAAAAACAATACAATAATGTATTTAAacaaacaaaattaacataataatATTGTATAGGTTTCTAAATTACTATATCCGCTCTTCTTCAAAATGTTTACATTAATTAAACAAGTTAGCATTAGTTTTAAACGTGGCATGActagcttcttcttcttttttattttttatactgTGATTTTATTCCTAGCCACTGGCAAGGCGTCGGCCTTTGGCCTTGGTAAGTTGCTCGGACCGcctcttttctaatttttaggTTAAGAGTAAAAACATATTTAAGTATGCATGAGCTTACATTTTACTTGTCAATGGTAtgggttttttattattattattattattattattattattattattattattattattattcaggTTGGTAATCGAATTTAGTTTTTATGATATATTGAAGTAAATTTTTTAATGTTGTTAAAATAAGATGACatgaaaattaatatataattaacaaaatataatattttaattcataattaaatattatttaggaTTGAATTGgcttttgtatatatatttttaaaaataattggatgaataatgaaatttatttatCTAAGAATGCAATTAAATTgctacaaaagaataaaaatattgtacaattattttaagttatacaaacaaattaaccaatgataCCTCAAAAAGCATGAAGTGAAGCATTAACAGGTTTAGTTTTATTGAATGGTCTTCATCCTAAGTGGACTCGCACAATATCTTTAATCTGCATGAGGACAATATCTTCAGTCAATAAAGATGCACCAAAATATTTTTTGTTCCTTTGTCTCCATATCACATATAAATATGCACTTTAGGCAAGCTTGAGCATAACAAGTAGCAAGGACTTTTCTCTAAGTTTCAATATCGCCCAAGCTAGCAGTAAGGACTTTTCTCTAAGTTTCAATATCGCCCAAGCTAACTCTTGCCTCCAAGTTCCCATAGCCTTATGAATAGAGCAAAGGCGCAAAACTAACTGCCACACCTTTGAAAAACTGCACTCAAAGAAATTGTGATTACGTCCCTCTGTAACATTGATACAGAAAAAGCAACAAGTATTAACCAAAATCCCAAAAGTAAGTAAACAATCTCGGGTTGGTAGTCTATTAAGAATGACCATCCTAGCAATAAGAGAATGCTTAGGAATATGTAAAGGGAACCACAGAAAATAGTGTCATTCCACCTTCATACCATGAGTTCTAATTGCCTTCCACAATCGAGAAGTACTCACTTTATCATTAGCAAATTGTTGAGAAGTGATAGCAACTAAAGGTTTCAACTTAAGCATCTTTCGCCAATTTTACGTACTCATTGAAATAGGAGTCACATCCAGAAAACTTCTTCCCTTTAACACATATTCACTAACCTAAGCAATCCAAAGAGACCCCTCTTCTGCAAGCAAGACacaaataagttgcaaaatacaaGATTGATTCcattctaccacatattttagtTCTAAGCCCCCCTCAGATTTAAGTAAACAAATCGCCTTCCAACAAACACGAGCCCCTCGACCCGAGCCAACCTTCCCTTTCAAAAGAAGTTAAGATTGAATTGATAAACCTTTTTAAGAACACTTTTAGGCATTAGAAGTTAACGTAGGCTTGCACACTAAAGATCATAGCCTTAATGAGTTGCAGTCTACCAACATAACTCAAATGCTTAGTAGACCACCTTTGAATCCTGTCTAGAATCCTATTGTTAAAATAGTACAGTCAGACCGAGATAGCTTTCGAGAAACAAAAGGAACACCAATGTACCTTATCGACAGCCTACCAACTTTAAACCCTGTGCAAGTAGTCATGAGAGCCAACTCCTCTTGAGGCATCTCAACAACAAACAATTCACTTTTGGAGGCGTTGAGTTGCAACCCCAAAAGTAAGTAAAACTACTGGAGAACACAATAAACACCAGTCACTGAATCAGCAGTACCCTTAGAAAAAAATAAGATGATCATCATCAAACATAAGATGAGTCAACTGCACTCGAAGGTACTTAGGATGATACTTAAAGAGAGCATTTATGGTAGCAACATCCAATAACCCGGATAACACATCCATTGCAAGCACAAAGAGGTAAGGAGAAAAAGGATCTCCCTACCTAATACCTTTCCTCCTTCTAAAGAACCCCACAATGCTTCCATTAAGGGAGACAGAGAACCGAGGAGTAGTTAAAAAAACTTAAATCCACTTCAAGAGCTTTTCAAGAAACCCTTGAGCTCTGAGTACTGAAAGCAAAAAGCCCCAGTGTAAAAAATCAAACGACTTTTGAAGATCAACCTTCAAGGCACATCTAGGAGAAATATGTTTTCTACCATACCCTCGCATTAGCTTATGAGCCAACATGGTATTATTAGTGATACTACACCCTCTAATAAAGGCACTTTGACTATTAGAAATCAAAGCAGACAGAAAATGAGTCATTTTATTAACTAAAACCTTGGTTATACACTTATAAATTGCACTGCAACAAGAAATAGGTCGAAAATCCTTTACATAGCTAAAATCATCACATTTGGGAACCAAGGAAATTGTAGTATTAAAGGCAACTAAGAGAGTGAAGGATGCAAAAAAATACTAGACAGCCTCAAGAAAATCAGGCCCTACTGTACCCCATGCAGATTTGAAGAAGAAAGCTGTGAAACCGTCAAGACCAGGGACTTTTTCATTCCCCTGCCCAAAACTAGTTGCCTTTATCTCCTCATTGGTAATAGGGCTAGTCAACACACGATAAGCATCGTTAAATAATTTAGGCAGTAACTCTTGAAACAAAGAATTGGGCACTCAACAACATTAGAATCAACTGTGTCAAGAAGATTCTAATAAAACCCCAAAATTTCTACAGAAATTTGATCAAAATATTCCAACCGATTACCCGTTGCATCAAAAAGAAAAGTAACAGTGTCCTTATTCCTCTTAACTCCAACAATACTATGAAAAAAATTTAGTGCTTTGATCCCCACTTCTTGATCCACTGTACCCGAGCTTTTTGTCGATAAAAACATGTTTTAGCTTCTTACAAAACCAAAAGATCATCTCTCACTTGATTAATATGACTATTTCTAACTAGATCACCCTGCAACAAAGCAAGCTGCAAGCTCTCTAGCTCCTCAACCTTAACCTTAACTCGAGCATAAATATTACCAAAAGTCTCAGTGTTGAGCATATTTAAGACAGGCTTAAGTCTCTTAAGCTTGGTAAATAACTTCAACATAGGATCACCTACCACAGTAAGCTGCCAAGATTCAACAACAAGCTGTAAAAACCTATCATGCTTagcccaaaaatttaaaaaaatcgaaAAGATTTTGGCAATGATTGCACAAGCTGCTCCAACTAGACAATAGAAGAATAATGATCCGAACAACCAGGAACAACAAACTAAATCCGTGAATAAGGAAGAAACCATAACCAAGTTGCATTAATAAGAACTCTGTCAAGCTTCTTTGCAATCGGCCTATCTAGTTGATGATTAGACCAAGTGAAAATAGGAACAAAATAAGCACGATCAAATACTTCAATCTCCCTAACCAAAGCTTGAAAATCTTTCATATCAACAGTAAAAGACTGATAACTATTGAAAGAAGAACTCTTCTTAGGCGAAAGCGTGACATTAAAGTCACCACCCAACAACCATAGAGCATCACCAACTTGGCCATTCATAGAACACAAGTGttgtaacggcccaaatttcagtgatatCGGAACAGTGAGTTGAAatcactaaatctgacatgtgagtttagatattagtaagtaaatgttaagtgtggttttagaaataattttgaattaaatgaaattatgtagtataggaagttgtagataaaacagaataaaaacgaggtatcgagacctcgaattcataatcgagccataaatatttttaaaatatttatggagtgtaaataagttagtattaagttttcgttagaaaattttaacgtttggatagtcaattaattaaaaatgactaaattgaagaaggTACAAAacttgataaaatgattaaatggctCAAGTGTTAAATGAGGGAGGACTTAAAAGGCAAATTAGCCTAAAGGGAATGGATGAGGCGGCATAAGCAAGAAAAAAATCTGGAATCAGGtgaactaagggtaaaatggtaaattttacaatattaaacaaataaattgaaattgaatGAGATTTCTAGGCCATTCTTCTCATAATTTCGGCCAGACAGCCATGCGAGAGAGCTTTTAAGCTGGTTTTGCACAATTTCACTGCATGTGAGTTTATTTCTTGcccttttcttatattttttgtatttttaagacttttgcagttaggtccaatcatctaattcattagtttttgatttggtgggtgaaattggaagttaccctggctgagtaagggcagtatatgatgaattattatgaaattgaagttctaatttcatattaaggttgttttattaagtcattttgatagaaaatggtatttaggacctaattgtgaaaaagttgtgaattaaatgttagtgttgaaattcagaatatcaaaggttgtgaaataatttataatgataaaataaaa
Above is a genomic segment from Gossypium arboreum isolate Shixiya-1 chromosome 8, ASM2569848v2, whole genome shotgun sequence containing:
- the LOC108469991 gene encoding splicing factor U2af small subunit B-like; this translates as MAEHLASIFGTEKDRVNCPFYFKIGACRHGDRCSRLHNRPTISPTLLLSNMYQRPDMITPGVDAQGQPIDPRKIQEHFEDFYEDIFEELSKFGEIESLNVCDNLADHMIGNVYVQFREEDQAAAALQALQGRFYSGRPIIADFSPVTDFREATCRQYEENSCNRGGYCNFMHVKVIGRELRRKLFGRHRRYRGSRSRSRSASPRHRREREYREKSRDRDRDDHRDRNGRRPDRDRDRYDRESGSRRKHGSPRRSRSPPPAREGSEERRARIEQWNREREEKV